ACACTACCTCGCGGCTCTCGATCGCGAACTCGACACCGATCCGACCGACACCGATTCGCCGTTCTGACGAGAAACCAGCACTCGCGCGCGACCACGGCTAGATGATCAGATTTCTACGGTTTCTCGTGATCGCCAACAGCTCGGCGACGCCGAGATCCGCGAAGTCGACGTCGCCGTCTAATCCACGTGCCGAAGATTCCCGGAATCCCGCATCAAAAGGCCGTGCGCGCTCTCGAAAAAGCGGGCTTCCGAATCGCACGCCAGAGCGGGCACATCATCATGACCGATGGCACCCGCATCCTCACCATTCCGCGCAACAACCCCATCAACGCCTTCACCCTCGGCGGCATCGTGCGCGACGCGGGGCTTACGGTCGAAGAGTTTCGCAAGCTCCTCTGAAGCCCTCTTCCCCCTCAGCCGCTCTCACCTCACCAGAGCTGCGGCGGAGCCGCCGCAGCTCTTTCCGGGGAGCCCCCCTTCCAGGGGGGCGGACGGGCGGCCGGCGTGCGCAAGGCAGCCCTGCCAATGCGGGGCAAGAGGTCCGGAGCCGGGCGAACTCTCGGGACGGCAAATACCTCTCGCACCGGTAAAGCGCAGCCCACCCCAAGTTGACATAACTTGTTATGTCAAGGCGGAGCGAAGCGCAGCCCGAGGAGGGGGCCGGACAGGGG
This bacterium DNA region includes the following protein-coding sequences:
- a CDS encoding type II toxin-antitoxin system HicA family toxin, yielding MPKIPGIPHQKAVRALEKAGFRIARQSGHIIMTDGTRILTIPRNNPINAFTLGGIVRDAGLTVEEFRKLL